The following coding sequences are from one Pigmentibacter sp. JX0631 window:
- a CDS encoding 3-hydroxyacyl-CoA dehydrogenase NAD-binding domain-containing protein, with the protein MELKLHSKSKIFHFSIRDGICIIDMNDESKAVNSFTIAMLEDIDENMPKILANDKIEGIVITSSKKNCFAAGADISIFNTFTSKEAGERGSKELHRIVNYFASAKIPTVAAIHGTCLGGGLELSLACHFRICSADKSTQLGLPEVQLGILPGGGGTQRLPRLIGIAPALDLILTGKKIDGKKALKLGLVDDVVPVNQLLEKAVSLCKQNKFKKRLLPSSLGIVSSMQGNFDLQKLALEGNPLGRLLISKQSRGMVLKSTKGRYPAPLKALESVMRGVELPLEKGLEIEAKLFGELVISEESRSLVHIFNIMTAAKKNPFSKSIQEAAAQRYIQNLENGNSAVGVLGAGLMGSGIATVLAEKEVRSTLIDKDSFGLQRGLKAVASYFDERFKKKRLKWFERDSRIYRVSPALEFSPLRSSGIVIEAVFEDLKIKHDVLKKCEENIPQSDFIFATNTSSLPITKIAEHAKNPANVVGMHFFSPVPKMPLVEIITTDKTNPEATSAVFDLASIMGKQIIVVNDGPGFYTTRILAFQIAEALNIMVEGGKTEDIDEAMEKFGMPVGPITLLDEVGIDVGEHIIKVLMEPFSDRLIVPKEIESISKEGRKGRKNNHGFYKYENGKKDAPDESVYKSFSTARKNLDQKEIADRCLYVFMNEAARCFDEKIIKSEDDGDLGAIFGLGFPPFLGGPFHYAKVLGKDTVKQKLKELAAKYGKRFEPAKYWER; encoded by the coding sequence ATGGAATTAAAACTGCATTCAAAATCAAAAATATTTCATTTTTCTATTCGAGACGGTATTTGCATTATAGATATGAATGATGAAAGCAAAGCTGTAAATAGTTTTACAATAGCTATGTTAGAAGACATCGATGAAAATATGCCTAAAATTTTAGCTAATGATAAAATTGAAGGAATAGTAATTACATCCTCGAAAAAAAATTGTTTTGCAGCTGGTGCTGATATTTCTATTTTTAATACATTCACTAGTAAAGAGGCTGGCGAACGTGGAAGTAAAGAATTGCATAGAATTGTGAATTATTTTGCTTCTGCAAAAATACCTACCGTAGCAGCAATACATGGAACTTGTTTGGGTGGTGGATTAGAACTTTCACTCGCTTGTCACTTTAGAATTTGTTCTGCAGACAAATCAACCCAATTAGGTTTACCTGAAGTCCAACTTGGAATTCTTCCAGGAGGTGGTGGAACTCAAAGATTACCTAGACTTATTGGTATAGCTCCCGCACTCGATTTAATTTTAACGGGAAAAAAAATTGATGGAAAAAAAGCTTTAAAACTAGGATTGGTTGATGATGTTGTGCCTGTCAATCAGTTATTAGAGAAAGCTGTTTCTTTGTGTAAGCAAAATAAATTCAAAAAACGTTTGTTACCTTCGTCTTTAGGAATTGTTTCTTCTATGCAAGGAAATTTTGACTTACAAAAATTAGCTTTAGAAGGTAATCCTTTAGGTAGATTATTGATAAGTAAACAAAGTCGTGGAATGGTTTTAAAAAGCACAAAAGGAAGATACCCAGCTCCCCTAAAAGCATTAGAAAGCGTAATGCGTGGAGTAGAATTACCTTTAGAAAAAGGTTTAGAAATTGAAGCTAAACTTTTTGGTGAATTAGTTATTAGTGAAGAAAGCCGTTCTTTAGTTCATATTTTTAACATCATGACAGCTGCAAAGAAAAATCCATTTTCCAAATCCATTCAAGAAGCAGCCGCACAAAGATATATTCAGAATTTAGAAAATGGGAATTCTGCAGTTGGAGTGTTAGGTGCTGGGCTTATGGGAAGTGGAATAGCAACAGTTTTAGCTGAAAAAGAAGTAAGAAGTACTTTAATCGATAAAGATTCTTTTGGATTGCAACGTGGATTAAAAGCAGTAGCCAGTTACTTTGATGAGCGTTTCAAAAAGAAAAGATTAAAATGGTTTGAACGTGATTCAAGAATTTATCGAGTCAGTCCAGCCTTAGAATTTTCTCCTTTACGTTCATCAGGAATTGTTATCGAGGCTGTGTTTGAAGATTTAAAAATTAAACATGATGTATTAAAGAAATGCGAAGAAAATATTCCGCAAAGTGATTTTATATTTGCAACAAATACAAGTAGTTTACCAATTACAAAGATAGCAGAACATGCAAAAAATCCTGCAAATGTTGTTGGAATGCACTTCTTTTCACCTGTACCAAAAATGCCTTTAGTAGAAATTATTACGACTGATAAAACCAATCCAGAAGCGACATCGGCTGTGTTTGATTTAGCATCAATTATGGGGAAACAAATTATTGTTGTAAATGATGGCCCAGGATTTTACACAACTCGAATCCTTGCATTTCAAATTGCTGAAGCTTTGAATATCATGGTTGAGGGAGGAAAAACCGAAGATATTGATGAAGCAATGGAAAAGTTTGGAATGCCTGTTGGGCCAATTACTTTATTAGATGAAGTTGGTATTGATGTTGGTGAACATATTATCAAAGTCCTAATGGAACCTTTTTCTGATCGCTTAATTGTTCCAAAAGAAATAGAAAGTATTTCTAAAGAAGGAAGAAAAGGCAGAAAAAATAATCATGGGTTTTACAAATATGAAAATGGTAAAAAAGATGCACCTGATGAAAGTGTTTACAAAAGTTTTTCAACAGCAAGGAAAAATTTAGATCAAAAAGAAATTGCAGATCGTTGTTTATATGTTTTTATGAATGAAGCTGCGCGTTGTTTTGATGAGAAAATAATAAAATCTGAAGATGATGGTGATTTAGGAGCTATTTTTGGTTTAGGCTTTCCTCCTTTTTTAGGAGGTCCATTCCATTATGCAAAGGTTTTAGGGAAAGATACAGTGAAACAAAAATTAAAAGAACTAGCTGCAAAATATGGAAAAAGGTTTGAACCAGCAAAGTATTGGGAAAGATAA
- a CDS encoding DUF1028 domain-containing protein — MNNYFKTFFLFFINTIFFNNSSLATFSIIALDLKTNESGSALGTCYSKEFKMYSSKLKINLADYVVFENNGFGIMNIQSDINDLTPIWLATAKGILAQDEPFYSATIIRNFLTHPNQDYRYKDRQMLILKKDKYFNVTGDIYHGENVTNFKTGRIRFHINDRFSIATAGNYMTNTEAPEIMEKAFIAAEGNLSDKLVAALNSIGITNDSGDSRCRTTEGVSANFAFLRTFHHGKLKLDLNVITDEEEQEATFLLKEKYEFLQDE; from the coding sequence ATGAATAATTATTTTAAAACCTTTTTCCTATTTTTTATAAACACTATTTTTTTTAACAATAGTTCCTTAGCTACTTTTTCAATCATAGCTTTGGATCTTAAAACAAATGAGTCTGGTTCAGCATTGGGAACTTGTTATTCCAAAGAATTTAAAATGTATTCAAGTAAACTAAAAATAAATCTTGCAGACTATGTTGTTTTTGAAAATAATGGTTTTGGAATAATGAATATTCAATCTGATATCAATGATTTAACACCAATCTGGCTAGCAACAGCAAAAGGTATATTAGCCCAAGATGAACCTTTTTATTCAGCTACTATTATTCGAAATTTTCTCACTCATCCTAATCAAGACTATAGATATAAAGATAGGCAAATGCTTATATTAAAAAAAGACAAATATTTTAACGTCACTGGCGATATATACCATGGCGAAAATGTAACAAATTTCAAAACTGGAAGAATTCGTTTCCATATTAACGATCGTTTTAGTATTGCTACTGCTGGAAACTACATGACTAATACCGAGGCCCCTGAAATAATGGAAAAAGCATTTATTGCAGCAGAGGGGAACTTAAGTGATAAATTAGTAGCCGCTCTAAATTCAATTGGAATAACAAATGACTCAGGAGATAGTCGATGTCGCACCACTGAAGGTGTTTCCGCTAATTTTGCATTTTTAAGAACATTTCATCATGGAAAATTAAAATTAGATTTAAATGTAATAACAGATGAAGAGGAACAAGAAGCAACTTTTCTGCTAAAAGAAAAATATGAATTTCTGCAAGATGAATAA
- a CDS encoding alpha/beta fold hydrolase: MGKIFIRIFYKVKIKIFEYTIIKYVPNFFGLIFLLLLLWFWGTNKINRKKIEIFEHDLLNQISNTTNLNQYVYNKWHRCEFSTFSKLEKCMKIKVPLNWEDKNSEKIGFFIRRYGEENPKKIILILSGGPGGIGNSYISLAKEFYEYDKTALVLMPDHRGTGYSENLHCPIDKRTLSIQDIDNNKFASCFDYLKSKWQDKLKHFNSSQAGQDIHELIKLYPNIPIYIYASSYGTIWAQRVLNKKTLNIKKVYLESPFIAGKNNFLERNLETAVFSFYDNCKQAKYCSDKIQLNNIENLKELFRDIAHKKRCSHEFNENTRELIAKKSLWLLQYNYTAPLFPLLISGIKHCDEHIINNIFKYKSEINVTEIGNFKYSVYLHYNVFCNEIIGSYKNNNITINEFGFIENYINKCQYVPFYSNENSEQNYKNLNVKTLIVTGEADVSATKEFALELKEKFMTEKVRFVGVKNLAHIPLAFRINYEDFFEQKYLGAEKCRLNILFEFFNEKNEWPNLQCLTEIYPPIYSSDNALKYYESIFNNS, translated from the coding sequence ATGGGAAAAATATTTATAAGAATTTTTTATAAGGTTAAGATAAAAATATTTGAATATACTATTATTAAATATGTCCCAAATTTTTTTGGATTAATTTTTCTTTTATTATTACTATGGTTTTGGGGTACAAATAAAATTAATAGAAAAAAGATTGAAATTTTTGAACACGATTTGCTTAACCAAATTTCAAATACAACTAATTTAAATCAATATGTTTACAATAAATGGCACCGTTGTGAATTTTCCACATTTAGCAAACTAGAAAAATGTATGAAAATTAAAGTTCCATTGAACTGGGAAGATAAAAACTCAGAAAAAATTGGATTTTTTATTCGTAGATATGGAGAAGAGAATCCTAAAAAAATTATTTTAATATTGAGTGGGGGCCCTGGTGGAATAGGCAATTCTTATATTTCTTTGGCGAAAGAATTTTATGAATACGATAAAACAGCATTAGTTCTTATGCCAGACCATAGAGGTACAGGATACTCTGAAAATTTGCACTGCCCAATAGATAAACGAACTTTAAGTATTCAAGATATTGATAATAATAAATTCGCTTCGTGTTTTGATTACTTAAAGAGCAAATGGCAAGATAAATTAAAACATTTTAACTCCTCTCAAGCAGGACAAGATATTCATGAATTGATTAAATTGTATCCAAATATTCCTATTTATATTTATGCTTCAAGTTATGGAACAATTTGGGCACAGCGTGTGCTGAATAAAAAAACCTTGAATATCAAAAAGGTTTACTTAGAATCTCCTTTTATAGCAGGGAAAAATAATTTCTTGGAAAGAAATTTAGAAACTGCAGTATTTAGTTTTTATGATAATTGTAAGCAAGCGAAATATTGTAGTGATAAAATTCAATTAAATAATATCGAGAATTTAAAAGAGCTTTTTAGAGATATTGCTCATAAAAAAAGATGCAGCCATGAGTTTAATGAGAATACAAGAGAATTAATTGCTAAAAAATCTTTATGGCTTCTGCAGTATAACTATACTGCACCATTATTTCCGCTTCTTATATCTGGAATTAAGCACTGTGATGAACATATAATAAACAATATTTTTAAATATAAAAGCGAAATAAATGTTACTGAAATTGGAAATTTTAAATATTCAGTGTATTTACATTACAATGTTTTTTGTAATGAGATAATAGGATCATACAAGAATAATAATATAACTATAAATGAATTTGGTTTTATTGAAAATTACATTAATAAATGTCAGTACGTTCCTTTTTACAGTAATGAAAATTCAGAACAAAATTACAAGAACTTGAATGTGAAAACTTTGATTGTAACTGGTGAAGCAGATGTTTCTGCAACTAAAGAGTTTGCTTTAGAATTAAAAGAAAAATTTATGACTGAAAAAGTTAGATTTGTAGGAGTTAAAAATTTAGCACATATTCCTTTAGCTTTTAGAATAAATTATGAAGATTTTTTTGAACAGAAATATTTAGGTGCTGAAAAGTGTAGATTAAACATATTATTTGAATTTTTTAATGAAAAAAATGAATGGCCGAATCTACAATGTTTGACAGAAATATATCCACCAATTTATTCTTCAGATAATGCTTTAAAATATTATGAAAGCATTTTTAATAACAGTTAA
- the hrpB gene encoding ATP-dependent helicase HrpB → MILQNLKLPIDACLPDILKAITTNNQIIIQATPGAGKTTRVPPALLDVLPGKILVLEPRRMAAKLSAERVAAELNEKIGKTVGYQIRFENISGEETKIKYITEGIFTRQILSDPYLTNISCVIIDEFHERHLHTDIALMLVNFIQKNFRPDLKLIVMSATLDTEKLNNYLNEAKLFVSEGKNYFVEIEHSLDYELKKPLHILVYNAVIDLLNKNKYPGDFLVFLPGSSEIQRCAEVLDELALKRNLEIIRLKADSPKNEIQKLFAKSDKLKIILATNVAETSITLQGVTNVIDCGLAKVAGHASWSGMPTLDLLPISQSSIIQRTGRAGRTAPGIAKRLFTLNDYQTRQAYQKPEIQRADLTQMILELKVIQEKLKLNESLVDLPWFEKPANNIYQANLQLLRQIEAIDKNFNITLLGKEICFFPLHPRLGKILSTAKTNHCLPQSILIVSMINEGFLFKKNFNSQEIHNSDITFQLNLLKKSLQHEFLENELKNNIDKIAIQKINNLVHQLCHILHIQYEKCFAEITDEKISLILISAYPDRICQVRKQQKNNTSSLKELNLCLGGGAVLAKNSVVQDSEFLIAIDAEESATALSQANSTQIRIAHGIEAELLVYAPDEFTKDIEEYTWDKEAQRVKGNKKTLYGKLLLEEKYITENSEKFSEILYKELSAQWPKPFPDDFEYSNFKNKLNLATQNNISIKNIDIKKLELSYIQSFIAQNKKSFSEILEKSLEDYLKEIFDLEEIKILEKLFPNYIKIGKGRKVKIHYENDKPPWIASRLQDFFGTKETPKICNQSIPLVVHLLAPNMQSVQVTQDLSSFWQKSYHSVKKELSRRYPKHSWPDDPINAEPPELFKKK, encoded by the coding sequence ATGATCTTGCAAAATTTAAAATTACCTATCGATGCCTGTCTTCCTGATATCCTCAAAGCGATTACTACCAATAATCAAATTATCATTCAGGCAACACCTGGAGCAGGTAAAACGACTCGAGTTCCTCCTGCTCTATTAGATGTTCTTCCGGGTAAAATATTAGTTTTAGAACCTAGAAGAATGGCCGCTAAATTATCCGCCGAAAGAGTTGCTGCTGAATTAAATGAAAAAATAGGTAAAACCGTTGGATATCAAATTCGTTTTGAAAATATTTCTGGTGAAGAAACAAAAATAAAATATATCACAGAAGGAATATTTACCCGTCAAATTCTTTCGGATCCATATTTAACAAATATTTCCTGTGTTATTATTGATGAATTTCATGAGAGACATCTGCATACTGATATTGCTTTAATGTTAGTTAATTTTATTCAAAAAAACTTTCGACCAGATTTAAAACTAATTGTCATGTCTGCTACTTTAGACACTGAAAAATTAAATAACTATCTCAATGAAGCAAAATTATTTGTTTCTGAAGGTAAAAATTACTTCGTAGAAATTGAGCATTCTTTAGATTATGAGCTAAAAAAACCACTACATATTTTAGTTTATAATGCAGTTATAGACCTGCTAAATAAAAATAAATATCCAGGAGACTTTCTTGTTTTTCTACCTGGAAGTAGTGAAATTCAACGCTGTGCAGAAGTGCTTGATGAACTTGCATTAAAAAGAAATTTAGAAATTATTCGTTTAAAGGCCGATTCTCCTAAAAATGAAATCCAAAAATTATTTGCAAAATCTGACAAATTAAAAATAATTCTTGCTACTAATGTGGCAGAAACTTCTATTACCCTTCAAGGTGTAACAAATGTCATTGATTGTGGACTTGCTAAAGTAGCAGGACATGCCAGTTGGAGCGGAATGCCAACGTTAGATCTGTTACCTATCAGTCAGTCTTCAATCATTCAAAGAACAGGTAGAGCAGGAAGAACGGCTCCCGGCATAGCGAAACGATTATTTACATTAAATGATTATCAAACTAGACAAGCATATCAAAAACCTGAAATTCAAAGAGCAGATCTTACACAAATGATCCTTGAATTGAAAGTGATTCAAGAAAAGTTAAAATTAAATGAAAGCTTAGTTGACTTACCTTGGTTTGAAAAACCAGCTAATAATATTTATCAAGCAAATTTACAATTGCTAAGGCAAATAGAAGCTATTGATAAAAATTTTAATATTACTTTATTAGGTAAAGAAATTTGTTTTTTCCCACTTCATCCAAGATTAGGTAAAATATTATCCACAGCAAAAACGAATCATTGCTTACCTCAAAGTATTTTAATAGTATCAATGATAAATGAAGGGTTTCTATTCAAGAAAAACTTTAACTCACAAGAAATTCATAATTCTGACATTACTTTTCAATTAAATTTATTGAAAAAAAGCCTTCAACACGAATTTTTAGAAAACGAATTAAAAAATAATATTGACAAAATTGCTATCCAAAAAATAAATAATTTAGTTCATCAACTTTGTCATATTTTACATATTCAGTATGAAAAATGTTTTGCAGAAATTACAGATGAAAAAATTAGTTTAATACTAATTTCTGCTTATCCCGATAGAATATGCCAAGTAAGAAAACAGCAAAAAAACAATACTAGTAGTTTAAAAGAATTAAACTTATGCCTTGGAGGCGGTGCGGTTCTTGCTAAAAATAGCGTAGTTCAAGATTCTGAATTTCTTATTGCCATTGATGCAGAAGAATCTGCAACGGCTTTATCACAAGCAAATTCAACACAAATAAGAATTGCCCATGGCATTGAAGCAGAATTACTTGTTTATGCTCCAGATGAATTTACGAAAGATATTGAAGAATACACATGGGATAAAGAAGCTCAACGAGTAAAAGGAAACAAAAAAACATTATACGGAAAACTTTTGCTTGAAGAGAAATACATAACTGAAAATTCAGAAAAATTTAGTGAAATTCTATACAAAGAGCTTTCAGCTCAATGGCCAAAACCATTTCCAGATGATTTTGAGTATTCTAATTTTAAAAATAAACTTAATCTTGCAACTCAAAATAATATTTCGATAAAAAATATTGATATAAAAAAATTAGAACTTTCTTACATTCAAAGCTTTATAGCGCAAAATAAAAAAAGTTTTTCTGAAATTCTAGAAAAATCATTAGAAGATTATTTAAAAGAAATTTTTGACTTAGAAGAAATTAAAATTCTAGAAAAGTTATTTCCAAATTATATTAAAATTGGAAAAGGTCGGAAAGTAAAAATACATTATGAAAATGATAAACCCCCATGGATTGCCTCTCGTTTGCAAGATTTTTTTGGTACTAAAGAAACACCAAAAATTTGCAATCAATCAATCCCTTTAGTGGTTCACTTGCTTGCCCCAAACATGCAATCTGTACAAGTTACACAAGATCTGTCTAGCTTTTGGCAAAAAAGTTATCATTCAGTAAAAAAAGAACTTTCAAGAAGATATCCCAAGCATTCATGGCCCGATGATCCTATTAACGCAGAACCGCCAGAACTATTCAAAAAAAAGTAA
- a CDS encoding TatD family hydrolase, whose product MLIDTHCHLVSNKLKDNLNQILQQAKDNGLEKIINIAYDPETIQLGLEQLHFSEMIYLTLGIQPHDAAKFTIPDAEIVRSHAKSNKRVVGIGEIGLDAYYTLSPMEKQIECFEYFLAMATELKLPVVVHVRETHSLVLDRIKQFLSKGLTGVIHCFTGTLTEAKEFLDCGFYLSFSGIVTFKNSTSLQEVAKIVPENKILIETDSPYLAPVPMRGKINEPGNLKYTCDFIANLRNISSQDLANLTKQNAETLFFRLKEKS is encoded by the coding sequence ATGTTAATAGATACTCATTGTCACTTAGTTTCCAATAAATTAAAAGATAATTTAAATCAAATTTTGCAGCAAGCTAAAGACAATGGCTTAGAAAAAATAATAAATATTGCTTATGATCCTGAAACTATTCAATTAGGATTAGAACAACTGCATTTTTCTGAAATGATTTACTTAACTCTTGGAATTCAACCCCATGATGCAGCAAAATTTACTATTCCTGACGCAGAAATAGTTCGCTCCCATGCTAAAAGTAACAAACGGGTGGTAGGCATTGGCGAAATTGGACTTGATGCTTACTACACACTATCACCAATGGAAAAACAAATAGAATGTTTTGAATATTTTTTAGCAATGGCAACGGAATTAAAATTACCAGTTGTCGTGCATGTACGTGAAACTCATTCATTGGTATTAGATCGAATAAAGCAATTTTTGAGTAAAGGACTTACAGGTGTCATTCATTGCTTTACAGGTACTTTAACTGAAGCAAAAGAATTTTTAGATTGTGGATTTTACTTATCATTTTCGGGTATTGTTACTTTTAAAAATTCAACAAGTCTGCAAGAAGTAGCTAAAATTGTTCCAGAAAACAAAATTTTAATTGAAACTGATAGCCCCTATTTAGCACCAGTACCCATGCGGGGAAAAATTAATGAACCTGGGAATTTAAAATATACCTGTGATTTTATCGCAAATCTAAGAAATATATCTTCCCAAGATTTAGCAAATTTAACTAAACAAAATGCTGAAACATTATTTTTTCGACTAAAAGAAAAATCCTAA
- a CDS encoding acyl-CoA dehydrogenase family protein, with amino-acid sequence MELNASDFLNAFANIDESQKLIKETVRKFVQDKFLPNVTNNFEQGHFPKELIAELGKLGLLGCNLSGYGCAGLDEVSYGLIMKELERGDSGLRSFASVQSSLAMYAIHAFGSEEQKNTFLPRMAKGERIGCFGLTEPDFGSNPAGMKTYAKKDGEDWIINGSKTWITNAPIADIAVVWAQTDDGIRGFLVEKETKGFSTPEIKHKLSLRASITGSLFFDQCRIPQRNILEKTVGLKNALMCLNQARFGIVFGVLGAAEDCLQEVIQYTKDRIMFKKPLAGYQLIQRKLAIMATEIAKGNLLAMQLAHLKHTKTLHPAQISMGKQNNVQIALECARTARDILGANGISGEYRSMRHMCNLESVSTYEGTNDIHLLIVGEKLTGLSAFE; translated from the coding sequence ATGGAGTTAAATGCTAGTGATTTTCTCAATGCTTTTGCTAATATTGATGAATCACAAAAATTAATTAAGGAAACAGTAAGAAAATTTGTTCAGGACAAATTTCTTCCAAATGTAACTAATAATTTTGAACAGGGCCACTTTCCTAAAGAATTGATAGCAGAACTAGGAAAATTAGGCCTTCTAGGATGTAATTTATCAGGCTACGGATGTGCAGGATTAGATGAAGTTTCTTATGGCTTGATAATGAAGGAATTAGAAAGAGGAGATAGTGGCTTACGAAGCTTTGCGAGTGTTCAAAGTAGTTTAGCTATGTATGCCATTCATGCTTTTGGAAGTGAAGAACAAAAAAATACATTTCTGCCCAGGATGGCCAAAGGAGAACGCATAGGTTGTTTTGGACTAACTGAACCAGATTTTGGATCAAACCCAGCTGGAATGAAAACTTATGCTAAAAAAGATGGCGAGGATTGGATAATCAATGGTTCAAAAACCTGGATAACAAACGCCCCGATTGCTGACATCGCTGTTGTTTGGGCTCAAACAGATGATGGAATTCGTGGTTTTCTAGTAGAAAAAGAAACAAAAGGATTTTCTACCCCTGAAATAAAACATAAATTAAGTTTAAGAGCTTCAATTACAGGTTCTTTATTTTTTGATCAATGTCGCATTCCACAAAGAAATATCTTAGAAAAAACTGTTGGCTTAAAAAATGCTTTGATGTGTTTAAATCAAGCCCGCTTTGGCATTGTATTTGGAGTACTAGGAGCCGCTGAAGATTGTTTGCAAGAAGTCATTCAATATACAAAAGATAGAATTATGTTTAAAAAACCTTTAGCTGGGTATCAATTAATTCAACGGAAATTAGCTATTATGGCAACAGAAATTGCCAAAGGAAACTTGCTTGCCATGCAACTAGCTCATTTAAAGCATACAAAAACTCTTCATCCGGCACAAATTAGCATGGGAAAACAAAATAATGTGCAAATAGCTCTTGAATGTGCAAGAACAGCAAGGGATATTTTAGGTGCAAATGGTATTAGTGGAGAATATCGTTCCATGCGCCATATGTGTAATTTAGAGTCTGTTTCTACTTATGAAGGCACAAATGACATTCATTTGCTGATTGTAGGAGAAAAGCTTACTGGTTTATCAGCCTTTGAATAA
- the coaD gene encoding pantetheine-phosphate adenylyltransferase, producing the protein MQSSVYAGSFDPWTQGHQFVLETALEVFETVHVVSAVNPAKQSLLKPEVRARVIAHSIDPFLDWWALDPPFRVGEKVIVTSQEGLIADYAKENNITHLVRGLRSTSDFEAEFNLYFSNQAINPKLQTWAILCPNHLLHCSSTYVKTVVGKPHVRSVGAKFIAQSLMLNWVRVIGQIFDLIETCSIHRFDIDSSNLTETDLNESLQLLFTALSYRILRISRSVMVKTSKYVDQFLKHHGSRLRDEIRNQKTYPRNEINSLWAILAHCIEQDAIFPEGVESGVTYLLSLAKNLGKTTIKLFNEDEVNEAYENLRNK; encoded by the coding sequence ATGCAGTCATCAGTATATGCAGGTTCTTTTGATCCTTGGACACAAGGACATCAATTTGTTTTAGAAACAGCATTAGAAGTTTTTGAAACTGTTCATGTTGTCTCAGCTGTCAACCCCGCAAAACAAAGTTTGCTGAAACCAGAGGTTCGTGCCCGAGTTATAGCTCATTCCATAGACCCCTTTCTAGATTGGTGGGCTTTAGATCCGCCTTTTCGTGTTGGGGAAAAAGTAATTGTAACTTCGCAAGAAGGTCTTATTGCTGACTATGCAAAAGAAAACAATATTACACATTTAGTAAGAGGTTTAAGATCAACTTCTGACTTTGAAGCTGAATTTAATTTGTATTTCTCCAACCAAGCCATTAATCCCAAACTACAAACCTGGGCTATTTTATGCCCCAATCATTTACTGCACTGCTCTTCAACGTATGTTAAGACCGTTGTTGGCAAACCCCATGTCCGTTCTGTGGGGGCTAAGTTTATAGCTCAATCGTTGATGCTAAATTGGGTTAGAGTAATAGGCCAAATTTTTGATCTCATAGAAACATGTTCCATTCATAGATTTGATATCGACTCTTCCAATTTAACTGAAACCGATTTAAATGAAAGTCTTCAACTTCTATTTACTGCCTTAAGTTACAGGATACTTCGTATCTCTCGTTCCGTTATGGTAAAAACATCGAAATATGTTGATCAGTTTTTAAAACATCATGGCTCTCGTCTAAGAGATGAAATTAGAAATCAAAAAACTTATCCTAGAAATGAAATCAATTCCCTTTGGGCAATATTAGCACATTGCATTGAACAAGATGCTATCTTTCCAGAAGGCGTTGAAAGTGGTGTTACTTATCTACTCTCTCTTGCAAAAAATTTAGGTAAAACAACAATAAAACTTTTTAATGAAGATGAAGTGAACGAAGCATATGAAAACCTGAGAAATAAATAA